The sequence TTATGGAGAAGGAAATACTAGTAAAGAAATAGTTGAAATTCTTGAAAATATTGAAATTGATGATAAATTACTAAAAAAGAAGCTAGTTTGGAGTTGATAATATGGCTGTATTTATAATAGGAGAAGCCGGGGTTAATCATAATGGGAATATTGATATAGCAAAGAAACTTGTAGATATGGCAGTTGAATGTGGAGCTGATGCTATAAAATTTCAAACATTTAAGGCAGAGGAAAGCACAGGTTCTTTTGCGGAAAAGGCACAGTATCAAAAAGAAAATACTGTTAAAGAAGAATCGCAGCTTGAAATGATAAGAAAGCTTGAGCTTCCGTTTGAAAAGTTCAAAGAAATTCAAAGCTATTGCAATGAAAAAGGTATTATATTCATATCTACTCCAGATGGTGAAGAAAGCTTAAAGTATTTAGTAAGTATAGATGTACCTTTAATAAAAATTGGATCTACAGAGGTGACAAATTACAGGTTTTTACACAAAATAGGCGAAACAGGAAAAAATATAATACTGTCTACTGGGATGAGTACACTAGGAGAGGTTGAAAAGGCTCTTGAAGTCATATATTCCACTGGAAATAAAAATGTTAGGTTAATGCACTGTACTACAGATTATCCAACTAAAATACAGGATGTAAATTTAA comes from Clostridium sp. TW13 and encodes:
- the neuB gene encoding N-acetylneuraminate synthase, which translates into the protein MAVFIIGEAGVNHNGNIDIAKKLVDMAVECGADAIKFQTFKAEESTGSFAEKAQYQKENTVKEESQLEMIRKLELPFEKFKEIQSYCNEKGIIFISTPDGEESLKYLVSIDVPLIKIGSTEVTNYRFLHKIGETGKNIILSTGMSTLGEVEKALEVIYSTGNKNVRLMHCTTDYPTKIQDVNLKAMVTMRDAFKVSVGLSDHTVGSEAAIAAVALGAEFIEKHITLDRNMEGPDHKASMPKDEFKQYIQHIRNTEKLLGNGIKKPTNREIAIMKDSRRSIVATCNLKKDTIIEQSMLSYKRPGNGIKPELDYILIGRKLNRDLKKDEVFEWKDI